Proteins encoded within one genomic window of Bacillus thuringiensis:
- the pfkB gene encoding 1-phosphofructokinase — MIYTVTLNPSIDYVVQVKSLDLGAVNRAEKDMKFPGGKGINVSRVLHRLGVENVALGFTGGFTGQFIKDVLHDEGVITNFIQVNDDTRINVKIKGKEETELNGQGPSVTNEQFEQLMKQIESMQKGDCVVLAGSVPASIPTTFYESIAAFGAQKGIRVVVDASGSALQHVVKNKPFLIKPNHHELGELFGVEISTAEDILPYGRKLVEQGVEHVIVSMAGDGALLFTAEGIYEATVPKGVVINSVGAGDSLVAGFVGKYEQTKDIEKAFQYGVATGSATAFSADLCEKEKVEELLSQVIVTKR, encoded by the coding sequence ATGATCTATACAGTAACTTTAAATCCATCTATTGATTATGTAGTACAAGTTAAGTCCTTAGATTTAGGCGCAGTAAATCGAGCGGAGAAAGATATGAAGTTTCCTGGAGGGAAAGGAATTAATGTTTCTCGCGTTCTTCATCGTTTAGGTGTTGAAAATGTAGCGCTTGGATTTACTGGTGGATTTACCGGTCAATTTATTAAAGATGTATTACATGATGAAGGGGTAATAACAAACTTCATTCAAGTAAATGACGATACTCGAATTAATGTGAAAATAAAAGGGAAAGAAGAAACAGAATTAAATGGGCAAGGACCAAGTGTGACAAATGAGCAATTTGAACAATTAATGAAACAAATTGAAAGTATGCAAAAGGGAGATTGTGTTGTACTAGCTGGAAGTGTACCGGCGTCTATCCCCACTACTTTTTATGAATCAATCGCAGCGTTTGGAGCTCAAAAAGGTATTCGTGTAGTAGTAGATGCAAGTGGTAGTGCGCTGCAGCATGTAGTTAAAAATAAACCATTTTTAATAAAACCAAATCATCATGAACTTGGTGAGTTATTTGGAGTAGAAATTTCAACAGCAGAAGATATTTTACCGTATGGAAGAAAATTAGTTGAGCAAGGTGTAGAGCATGTTATCGTATCAATGGCCGGAGATGGAGCTTTATTGTTTACGGCAGAAGGTATATATGAAGCAACTGTTCCAAAAGGTGTTGTAATTAATTCGGTTGGGGCTGGAGATTCTCTTGTTGCGGGATTTGTAGGTAAATATGAACAGACAAAAGATATTGAAAAGGCATTTCAATATGGCGTTGCTACAGGTAGTGCAACAGCATTTTCAGCTGATTTATGTGAAAAGGAAAAAGTAGAAGAATTATTGTCGCAAGTAATTGTAACTAAGCGATAG
- a CDS encoding Gly-Xaa-Xaa repeat protein: protein MSRYDDSQNKFSKPCFPSSAGRIPNTPSIPITKAQLRTFRAIIIDLTKIIPKLFANPSPENIEDLIDTLNLLSKFICSLDATSSLKAQGLAIIKNLITILRNPTFIASAVFVELQILINYLLYITKLFRIDHCTLQELLKLIAELQTTLVNSASFGRGPTGPTGPTGPRGNTGATGATGPRGNTGATGATGPTGPRGNTGATGPTGATGPRGNTGATGATGPRGNTGATGATGPTGSRGNTGATGPTGATGPQGNTGTTGPTGATGPRGNTGATGPTGATGPRGNTGATGPTGPTGSRGNTGATGATGPRGNTGATGATGPTGPQGNTGATGATGPRGNTGATGATGPRGNTGATGATGPQGNTGATGATGATGPQGNTGATGATGATGPRGNTGATGATGPTGPQGNTGATGPQGIQGNTGATGATGPQGVQGNTGATGATGATGPQGAQGNTGATGATGPQGVQGNTGATGATGPQGVQGNTGATGATGPQGVQGNTGATGPQGPQGNTGATGATGPQGAQGNTGATGPQGPQGVQGNTGATGATGPQGVQGNTGATGATGPQGAQGNTGATGPQGPQGNTGATGATGIGVTGPTGPSGGPPGPTGPQGPQGNTGATGPQGPQGNTGATGATGPQGAQGNTGATGATGPQGPQGAQGNTGATGATGPQGPQGVQGNTGATGATGPQGVQGNIGATGATGPQGVQGNTGATGATGPQGAQGNTGATGPQGAQGNTGATGPQGAQGNTGATGPQGNTGATGATGIGVTGPTGPSGGPPGPTGPQGPQGNTGATGPQGVQGPAGATGATGPQGVQGNTGATGATGPQGVQGNTGATGATGPQGVQGPTGATGIGVTGPTGPTGPSFPVATIVVTNNIQQTVLQFNNFIFSTAINVNNIIFNGTDTVTVINGGIYVISVSISTTAPGCAPLGVGISINGAVATDNFSSNLIGDSLSFTTIETLRAGANISVQSTLNEITIPATGNTNIRLTVFRIA from the coding sequence ATGTCTCGTTATGACGACAGTCAAAACAAATTCTCCAAACCATGCTTTCCAAGTAGCGCTGGGCGAATTCCAAATACCCCATCAATCCCAATTACTAAGGCACAACTTAGAACATTTCGCGCAATCATTATCGATTTAACAAAAATAATCCCAAAACTTTTTGCAAATCCATCTCCCGAAAATATTGAAGATCTAATTGATACATTGAACCTACTAAGTAAATTTATTTGTTCATTAGACGCTACTTCCTCCCTGAAAGCGCAAGGATTAGCTATTATAAAAAACTTAATAACTATATTAAGAAACCCAACCTTCATAGCAAGTGCTGTATTTGTCGAACTCCAAATTTTAATTAATTATTTACTTTACATCACAAAGTTATTCCGAATCGATCATTGTACACTCCAAGAACTCCTGAAATTAATTGCAGAGTTACAAACTACTCTAGTTAATTCGGCTTCGTTCGGCAGAGGTCCTACCGGTCCTACTGGGCCTACTGGACCTCGAGGTAACACGGGCGCTACTGGTGCCACTGGGCCTCGAGGTAACACGGGCGCTACTGGCGCTACCGGTCCTACTGGGCCTCGAGGTAACACGGGTGCTACTGGGCCTACCGGTGCTACTGGGCCTCGAGGTAACACGGGCGCTACTGGTGCCACTGGGCCTCGAGGTAACACGGGCGCTACTGGCGCTACCGGTCCTACTGGGTCTCGAGGTAACACGGGTGCTACTGGGCCTACCGGTGCCACTGGGCCTCAAGGTAACACGGGTACTACTGGGCCTACCGGTGCCACTGGGCCTCGAGGTAACACGGGCGCTACTGGACCTACCGGTGCCACTGGGCCTCGAGGTAACACGGGCGCTACTGGACCTACCGGTCCTACTGGGTCTCGAGGTAACACGGGTGCTACTGGTGCCACTGGGCCTCGAGGTAACACGGGCGCTACTGGTGCTACCGGTCCTACTGGGCCTCAAGGTAACACGGGCGCTACTGGTGCCACTGGGCCTCGAGGTAACACGGGCGCTACTGGTGCCACTGGGCCTCGAGGTAACACGGGCGCTACTGGTGCCACTGGGCCTCAAGGTAACACGGGTGCTACTGGTGCCACCGGCGCCACTGGGCCTCAAGGTAACACGGGTGCTACTGGTGCCACCGGCGCCACTGGGCCTCGAGGTAACACGGGCGCTACTGGTGCTACCGGTCCTACTGGGCCTCAAGGTAACACGGGCGCTACCGGACCTCAAGGTATTCAAGGTAACACGGGCGCTACCGGTGCCACTGGACCTCAAGGTGTTCAAGGTAACACGGGCGCTACTGGTGCTACCGGTGCCACTGGACCTCAAGGCGCTCAAGGTAACACGGGTGCTACTGGCGCTACCGGACCTCAAGGTGTTCAAGGTAACACAGGTGCTACTGGTGCCACTGGACCTCAAGGTGTTCAAGGTAACACAGGTGCTACTGGTGCCACTGGACCTCAAGGTGTTCAAGGTAACACAGGTGCTACCGGACCTCAAGGACCTCAAGGTAACACGGGTGCTACTGGCGCTACCGGACCTCAAGGTGCTCAAGGTAACACAGGTGCCACTGGACCTCAAGGACCTCAAGGTGTTCAAGGTAACACAGGTGCTACTGGCGCTACTGGACCTCAAGGTGTTCAAGGTAACACAGGTGCTACTGGCGCTACCGGACCTCAAGGTGCTCAAGGTAACACAGGTGCTACCGGACCTCAAGGACCTCAAGGTAACACGGGTGCTACTGGTGCCACTGGTATAGGAGTTACCGGTCCTACCGGACCTTCTGGTGGGCCTCCTGGACCTACTGGACCTCAGGGACCTCAAGGTAATACGGGCGCTACCGGACCTCAAGGACCTCAAGGTAACACGGGTGCTACTGGCGCCACTGGACCTCAGGGTGCTCAAGGTAACACGGGTGCTACTGGTGCCACTGGACCTCAAGGACCTCAGGGTGCTCAAGGTAACACGGGTGCTACTGGTGCCACTGGACCTCAAGGACCTCAAGGTGTTCAAGGTAACACAGGTGCTACTGGCGCTACTGGACCTCAAGGTGTTCAAGGTAACATAGGTGCTACTGGCGCTACTGGACCTCAAGGTGTTCAAGGTAACACAGGTGCTACTGGCGCTACCGGACCTCAGGGTGCTCAAGGTAACACAGGTGCTACCGGACCTCAGGGTGCTCAAGGTAACACAGGTGCTACCGGACCTCAGGGTGCTCAAGGTAACACAGGTGCTACCGGACCTCAAGGTAACACGGGTGCTACTGGCGCCACTGGTATAGGAGTTACCGGTCCTACCGGACCTTCTGGTGGGCCTCCTGGACCGACTGGACCTCAGGGACCTCAAGGTAACACGGGCGCTACTGGACCTCAAGGCGTTCAAGGACCAGCGGGTGCTACCGGCGCTACTGGACCTCAAGGTGTTCAAGGTAACACGGGTGCTACTGGTGCTACTGGACCTCAAGGTGTTCAAGGTAACACGGGTGCTACTGGTGCTACCGGACCTCAAGGTGTTCAAGGGCCAACAGGCGCTACTGGTATAGGAGTTACAGGACCGACTGGGCCTACTGGACCTAGCTTCCCTGTAGCAACAATTGTTGTAACAAACAACATTCAACAAACAGTACTACAATTTAATAACTTTATTTTCAGCACTGCAATTAACGTAAACAATATTATCTTTAATGGCACAGATACAGTTACAGTTATCAACGGTGGTATTTATGTAATTAGCGTATCTATTTCTACCACTGCGCCAGGATGCGCTCCTCTTGGAGTAGGAATTTCAATTAATGGAGCAGTCGCAACTGATAACTTCTCTTCAAATTTAATAGGCGACTCACTTTCATTTACTACAATCGAAACGTTAAGAGCTGGCGCAAACATTTCTGTCCAATCTACTCTTAATGAGATCACGATCCCTGCAACAGGAAACACTAACATTCGTCTAACTGTATTTAGAATCGCTTAA
- a CDS encoding tyrosine-type recombinase/integrase, with translation METTEFHDTIQAFSIFLLNKGRKPSTIKRYVYDIEDFGHWLEKNKKLPSSNIWATLCTKDYEDYFSDLKKNRHYSEKTMHRVFIVLNRMHHFLNIPNPLKDMEISIQPDRTLRNEDFISSDEEKRLKHIVTSLEGLSEKQRPVRPLLMDRNIAILNLLIDYGLSLQELTALTMHHVHFETNTLSIPATAGLERTITLTNEDKKQLYAYYKSIPEPVRPKYHSNDPLFIAFDFNRGTYRWVYENDAPKGLTEIAIQKMIRLEVSRANLRKGISGQHFRNTYILNLIQKETPESEIIKLVGFKSKISLKRYYQYAENRKNAL, from the coding sequence ATGGAGACAACGGAATTCCATGATACAATACAAGCCTTTTCTATTTTTTTATTGAATAAAGGCCGAAAACCTTCAACCATTAAACGTTACGTTTATGACATTGAAGATTTCGGACATTGGTTAGAAAAAAACAAAAAGCTCCCTTCCAGTAATATATGGGCTACACTTTGTACAAAAGACTACGAAGATTACTTTTCCGACTTAAAAAAGAATCGACATTACTCAGAGAAAACGATGCACCGTGTATTTATTGTATTAAATAGAATGCATCACTTTCTAAACATCCCTAACCCATTAAAGGACATGGAAATTTCTATTCAACCAGATCGCACACTTCGCAATGAAGATTTCATTTCATCTGATGAAGAAAAAAGATTAAAACATATAGTCACTTCATTGGAAGGACTTTCAGAAAAACAACGTCCTGTGCGCCCTTTATTGATGGATCGTAATATCGCTATTTTAAACTTATTAATTGACTATGGATTATCCTTACAAGAACTTACAGCATTAACTATGCATCACGTCCACTTTGAAACTAACACATTATCTATCCCAGCAACCGCAGGGTTAGAAAGAACAATTACATTAACCAACGAAGACAAAAAACAACTATATGCTTATTACAAAAGTATCCCTGAACCCGTTCGTCCAAAATACCATAGTAATGATCCATTATTTATCGCATTTGATTTTAATCGCGGAACATACAGATGGGTATACGAAAATGATGCACCAAAGGGATTAACAGAAATCGCTATCCAAAAAATGATTCGCCTTGAAGTATCTAGAGCTAATTTACGCAAAGGAATCTCAGGACAACACTTTCGTAACACCTATATTTTAAACTTAATACAAAAAGAAACTCCGGAGTCAGAAATTATAAAACTAGTTGGGTTCAAATCAAAAATTTCACTAAAACGATATTATCAATACGCAGAAAATAGAAAAAACGCCTTATGA
- a CDS encoding PTS fructose transporter subunit IIABC, producing MKITELLKRDTVIMNLTASNKEAVIDELVEKLNGANRLNSKAEFKEAILKRESQSTTGIGEGIAIPHAKTKAVKQPAICFGRSVSGINYESLDGQPAHLFFMIAASEGANNTHLETLSRLSTLLMDEGFRKQLLEAKGEEELLRLFDEKENEKEAEVEVAQPEGNEPYVLAVTACPTGIAHTYMAADSLKAKAAELGIAIKVETNGSTGIKNGLTKEDIERATAIIVAADKQVEMNRFAGKHVIQVPVADGIRKTEKLLNRAVKQDAPIFKGIKEDGKTESTEKEKGLGIYKHLMSGVSNMLPFVVGGGILIALAFWIGGIKAEGPLAELLMSIGGGGTGAFLFLVPILAGFIASSIADRPGFMPGVVGGFLAAHANAGFLGGLIAGFLAGYVVLGLKRLFSGLPVQLEGIKPVLLYPVFGLLITGVVMQKVVIPPVVALNEMLTGWLNGLNGTNAILLGLILGGMMAIDMGGPINKAAFTFGIAAIEAQNFGVHSAVMAGGMVPPLAIAFATTFFKSKFTEAERKSGLTNYIMGASFITEGAIPFAAADPVRVIVSCVVGSSIAGALSMLFQITLPAPHGGLFVIALVNKPVLYIFSILIGAVVSALMMGIWKKKVK from the coding sequence ATGAAAATTACAGAACTATTAAAAAGGGATACAGTTATTATGAATTTGACAGCTTCAAATAAAGAAGCTGTCATAGATGAATTAGTTGAGAAATTAAACGGGGCAAATCGTTTAAATAGTAAAGCTGAATTTAAAGAAGCTATTTTAAAGCGGGAGTCACAAAGTACAACCGGCATTGGTGAAGGAATTGCTATACCTCATGCGAAAACAAAAGCTGTTAAGCAACCAGCGATTTGTTTTGGTAGAAGTGTAAGCGGTATCAACTATGAATCGCTTGACGGACAGCCTGCGCATTTATTCTTTATGATTGCTGCGAGTGAAGGGGCGAATAATACGCATTTAGAAACGTTATCACGCCTATCTACACTATTAATGGATGAAGGATTTCGTAAGCAATTGTTAGAAGCAAAGGGTGAAGAGGAACTTCTTCGTCTATTTGATGAAAAAGAAAATGAAAAAGAAGCAGAGGTAGAAGTTGCACAACCAGAAGGGAATGAACCGTACGTATTAGCTGTTACAGCTTGTCCAACTGGAATCGCTCACACATATATGGCTGCGGATAGCTTGAAAGCAAAAGCAGCAGAGCTAGGAATTGCAATTAAAGTTGAAACGAATGGATCAACAGGTATAAAAAACGGTTTAACGAAAGAGGATATTGAACGCGCAACAGCTATAATTGTTGCGGCAGATAAACAAGTAGAAATGAATCGTTTTGCTGGTAAACATGTCATTCAAGTGCCAGTCGCTGACGGGATTAGAAAAACTGAAAAACTTCTTAATCGTGCTGTAAAACAGGATGCACCAATCTTTAAAGGAATAAAAGAAGATGGAAAGACAGAAAGTACAGAGAAAGAAAAAGGATTAGGGATTTATAAGCATTTAATGAGCGGTGTAAGTAATATGCTTCCATTCGTTGTTGGTGGAGGGATTTTAATTGCATTAGCATTTTGGATTGGTGGTATAAAAGCAGAAGGACCATTGGCTGAGTTGTTAATGTCTATTGGTGGAGGGGGAACAGGGGCGTTTTTATTCCTTGTACCAATTTTAGCTGGATTTATTGCGAGTTCTATTGCTGATCGTCCTGGTTTCATGCCTGGTGTTGTCGGTGGATTTTTAGCAGCACATGCGAATGCTGGATTTTTAGGTGGATTAATAGCTGGTTTCTTAGCTGGGTATGTTGTTTTAGGCTTGAAAAGATTATTTTCAGGACTACCAGTACAATTAGAAGGAATTAAACCTGTATTGTTATATCCGGTCTTTGGATTGTTGATTACAGGAGTTGTTATGCAAAAAGTAGTAATTCCGCCTGTAGTAGCATTGAATGAAATGTTAACAGGATGGTTAAATGGTTTGAACGGTACAAATGCTATATTACTAGGTCTTATATTAGGTGGTATGATGGCAATTGATATGGGTGGTCCAATTAATAAAGCTGCATTTACATTTGGTATTGCTGCAATAGAAGCACAGAATTTTGGCGTGCACTCAGCAGTTATGGCTGGTGGTATGGTACCACCACTTGCGATTGCATTCGCAACTACTTTCTTTAAATCAAAGTTTACAGAAGCAGAACGTAAATCTGGTTTAACAAATTATATTATGGGAGCATCGTTTATTACAGAAGGTGCGATTCCGTTTGCAGCTGCAGATCCGGTTCGGGTAATTGTCAGTTGTGTTGTTGGTTCAAGTATTGCAGGTGCATTATCAATGTTATTTCAAATTACATTACCAGCACCGCATGGTGGATTGTTTGTTATCGCATTAGTAAATAAACCAGTGTTATATATTTTCTCGATATTGATAGGGGCGGTTGTTTCTGCTCTTATGATGGGAATTTGGAAAAAGAAAGTTAAATAA
- the entD gene encoding cell wall-binding protein EntD — protein sequence MKKLLGIATAAVFGLGIFAGSAKAETIVTTDVLNVRENPTVESKLVGKMLSGNKLDVINTENGWTKIKINGKEAFVSAEFTKSTYYVTAGVLNVRAGANTDSEILGKLNKDDVIETTNQVQNEWLQFDYNGKVGYVHVPFLTGTAPVIEKKEVVTQEEAPVRVNTPVKNNKVVKNKESVKNVESSKSVAKQQSTTKQVAKSNGTSAPAGGREITVEATAYTADPSENGSYGGRVLTAMGHDLTANPNMKVIAVDPRVIPLGSKVWVEGYGEAIAGDTGGAIKGNRIDVLVGSDGSANSWGRKSVKVKVIE from the coding sequence ATGAAAAAATTATTAGGTATAGCAACGGCGGCAGTTTTTGGTCTTGGGATTTTTGCAGGTTCTGCGAAAGCAGAAACGATTGTAACAACAGACGTATTAAATGTTAGAGAAAACCCAACTGTAGAGTCAAAGCTTGTAGGTAAAATGTTAAGTGGAAATAAATTAGACGTTATAAATACAGAAAATGGATGGACAAAAATTAAAATAAATGGTAAAGAAGCGTTTGTAAGTGCTGAATTTACAAAAAGTACATATTATGTAACGGCAGGTGTGTTAAATGTTCGTGCCGGAGCGAATACTGACTCTGAAATTCTTGGTAAACTGAATAAAGATGATGTAATTGAAACGACAAATCAAGTTCAAAATGAATGGTTACAATTCGACTACAATGGAAAAGTTGGATATGTTCACGTACCATTTTTAACAGGAACGGCACCAGTGATTGAAAAGAAAGAAGTTGTAACGCAAGAAGAAGCGCCGGTAAGAGTAAATACGCCGGTTAAAAATAATAAAGTAGTTAAGAACAAAGAGTCTGTTAAGAATGTAGAATCAAGTAAATCAGTGGCAAAACAGCAGTCAACTACGAAACAAGTTGCAAAATCTAATGGAACAAGTGCACCTGCTGGTGGACGTGAAATAACAGTAGAGGCGACAGCGTATACAGCAGATCCGAGTGAGAATGGTTCGTATGGTGGTCGTGTATTAACTGCAATGGGGCATGATTTAACAGCGAATCCAAATATGAAAGTAATTGCTGTTGACCCTAGAGTAATTCCACTTGGATCAAAAGTATGGGTAGAAGGATACGGAGAAGCGATTGCTGGAGATACTGGTGGTGCGATTAAAGGAAATCGTATTGATGTTCTAGTTGGTTCAGATGGTAGTGCTAATAGCTGGGGGCGCAAATCTGTTAAAGTGAAAGTTATAGAGTAG
- the spoVK gene encoding stage V sporulation protein K — protein MEQSMRKKNNNQINIVLNHRKKISLPAAENKTVISNETTTKHEMLQRIEEEMGKLVGMDDIKKIIKEIYAWIYVNKKRQEIGLKSEKQVLHMLFKGNPGTGKTTVARMIGKLLFEMNILSKGHLVEAERADLVGEYIGHTAQKTRDLIKKAMGGILFIDEAYSLARGGEKDFGKEAIDTLVKHMEDKQHGFVLILAGYSREMNHFLSLNPGLQSRFPFIIEFADYSVNQLLEIGKRMYEEREYQLSKEAEWKFRDHLHAVKYSSQITSFSNGRYVRNIVEKSIRTQAMRLLQEDTYDKYDLIGISSSDLMLEEETHST, from the coding sequence ATGGAACAATCGATGCGAAAGAAAAATAATAATCAAATTAACATTGTGTTAAATCATCGAAAGAAAATTTCTTTACCGGCCGCAGAAAATAAAACAGTAATTTCAAATGAAACTACTACGAAACATGAGATGCTGCAAAGAATTGAAGAAGAGATGGGGAAGCTCGTTGGGATGGATGATATAAAAAAGATAATAAAAGAAATATATGCTTGGATTTATGTAAATAAAAAAAGACAAGAAATAGGGTTGAAGTCTGAGAAGCAAGTACTCCATATGTTGTTTAAAGGGAATCCAGGTACAGGGAAGACAACTGTTGCTAGAATGATAGGGAAATTATTGTTTGAGATGAATATTCTATCAAAAGGGCACTTAGTTGAAGCTGAACGTGCGGATCTGGTAGGAGAGTACATCGGTCATACAGCTCAAAAAACAAGGGATTTAATAAAAAAAGCAATGGGAGGTATTTTGTTTATTGATGAGGCGTATTCATTAGCCCGAGGGGGAGAAAAAGATTTTGGGAAAGAGGCAATTGATACGCTCGTGAAACATATGGAAGATAAACAACACGGTTTTGTATTGATTTTAGCCGGATATTCAAGAGAGATGAATCACTTTCTTTCATTAAATCCAGGTCTGCAATCCCGTTTTCCGTTTATAATTGAATTTGCGGATTACTCGGTAAATCAGCTGTTAGAAATAGGGAAGAGGATGTATGAAGAGCGTGAATACCAGTTATCGAAAGAGGCTGAATGGAAATTTAGAGATCATTTACATGCTGTAAAGTACTCATCGCAAATTACATCGTTTAGTAATGGAAGATATGTACGGAATATTGTTGAAAAATCCATTCGTACACAGGCTATGCGCTTGTTGCAAGAGGATACGTATGATAAATATGATTTAATTGGGATATCAAGTAGTGATTTGATGCTTGAAGAGGAGACGCACAGTACGTAA
- the miaA gene encoding tRNA (adenosine(37)-N6)-dimethylallyltransferase MiaA: MGEVQREKVAVIIGPTAVGKTKLSIDLAKALNGEIISGDSMQIYRTMDIGTAKVTKEEMDGIPHYMVDIKNPEESFSVAEFQERVRKHIREITERGKLPIIVGGTGLYIQSVLFDYQFTDDAGDAIYREQMEKLALERGVEYVHKKLQEVDPESAERIHANNVRRVIRALEIFHTTGEKMSDQLEKQENELLYDVSLIGLTMDREMLYDRINLRVDIMMDRGLLEEVEGLYNRGIRDCQSIQAIGYKEIYDYIEGRVSLEEAVSQLKTNSRRYAKRQLTWFRNKMDVTWFDVTDGEKTSEILRYVEGKLQLKSNNSK; this comes from the coding sequence ATGGGAGAAGTGCAACGTGAAAAAGTTGCTGTCATCATTGGACCAACTGCTGTTGGGAAGACGAAGTTAAGTATTGATCTTGCCAAAGCGTTGAATGGTGAAATTATAAGTGGAGATTCCATGCAGATTTATCGTACGATGGATATTGGAACTGCAAAGGTGACGAAAGAAGAGATGGACGGAATTCCACATTATATGGTCGATATAAAAAATCCAGAAGAATCATTTTCAGTTGCCGAATTTCAAGAACGTGTTCGTAAGCATATTCGAGAGATTACAGAGCGTGGTAAATTGCCAATTATCGTTGGTGGAACTGGTCTGTATATACAATCTGTTTTATTCGATTATCAGTTTACGGATGATGCGGGTGATGCTATATACCGAGAACAAATGGAAAAGTTAGCATTAGAACGTGGTGTGGAATATGTACATAAGAAATTACAAGAAGTAGACCCAGAAAGCGCTGAGCGTATTCATGCAAATAATGTACGCCGTGTCATTAGAGCGTTAGAAATTTTCCACACGACGGGTGAAAAAATGAGTGATCAACTTGAAAAACAAGAAAACGAATTATTATATGATGTTTCCTTAATTGGCTTGACAATGGATCGAGAAATGCTATACGATCGCATTAACTTACGAGTTGATATAATGATGGACCGAGGTTTATTAGAAGAAGTAGAAGGATTGTATAATAGAGGGATAAGAGATTGTCAATCTATTCAGGCGATTGGGTATAAAGAGATATATGATTATATTGAGGGTCGTGTATCTTTAGAAGAAGCGGTATCACAATTAAAGACGAATTCACGTCGTTATGCAAAACGTCAATTAACGTGGTTCCGTAATAAGATGGATGTCACATGGTTTGATGTTACAGACGGTGAAAAAACGTCAGAAATTTTACGATACGTAGAAGGAAAGTTACAACTAAAGTCGAATAATAGTAAGTAG
- a CDS encoding trimeric intracellular cation channel family protein: MAWEIFSIIGTIAFALSGAIVAMEEDYDIFGVYILGMATAFGGGALRNLLIGYPIVAFWQQDMLFQIALLSMTIIFLFPNKLIRHWKKWENITDAIGLSAFAVQGALYAQKLNLPISATIVAAVLTGIGGGIIRDLLARRKPLVLRAEVYAFWTILAGFLIGAQIIVSDWALYTLFILIVCFRMVSIHYKWHLPHRRIDTNERSVHK, encoded by the coding sequence ATGGCATGGGAGATTTTTAGCATCATAGGCACAATTGCCTTCGCACTAAGCGGAGCCATTGTTGCAATGGAAGAGGATTATGATATTTTCGGGGTGTATATTTTAGGAATGGCGACCGCATTTGGGGGAGGTGCCCTTCGTAATTTATTAATCGGTTATCCGATTGTCGCGTTTTGGCAACAAGACATGTTATTCCAAATCGCACTTTTATCAATGACAATTATTTTTCTTTTTCCAAATAAATTAATTAGACACTGGAAAAAGTGGGAAAACATCACTGATGCTATCGGCTTATCAGCATTCGCCGTACAAGGAGCATTATATGCTCAGAAATTAAATTTACCAATTAGCGCTACAATTGTAGCAGCTGTTTTAACTGGCATTGGCGGCGGTATTATCCGCGATCTTTTAGCCCGCAGAAAACCTCTCGTCCTTCGAGCTGAAGTATATGCTTTTTGGACGATTCTAGCAGGTTTCTTAATCGGCGCTCAAATTATTGTTAGTGATTGGGCTTTATACACCTTATTCATTTTAATTGTTTGCTTCCGCATGGTTTCTATTCACTACAAATGGCATTTACCACATAGACGCATCGACACAAACGAACGTTCAGTGCATAAATAG
- the hfq gene encoding RNA chaperone Hfq: MKQSINIQDQFLNQLRKENTFVTLYLLNGFQLRGLIKGFDNFTVLLETEGKQQLIYKHAISTFVPQKNVSIELE, from the coding sequence ATGAAGCAATCAATCAATATTCAAGATCAGTTTTTAAATCAGCTCCGTAAAGAGAATACGTTTGTTACGCTGTACTTATTAAATGGTTTCCAGCTTCGTGGATTAATTAAAGGATTTGATAATTTTACAGTCCTACTGGAAACAGAAGGTAAGCAACAGCTTATTTATAAACATGCAATTTCTACATTCGTTCCACAAAAAAATGTTTCAATTGAATTAGAGTAG